A single Drechmeria coniospora strain ARSEF 6962 chromosome 03, whole genome shotgun sequence DNA region contains:
- a CDS encoding PALB protein, producing the protein MERRALAAEAKLARSSGHETLSHAIRGAELYMAAAAEASNEIDAARLRRKCRELILFAEKLKAAPSSPQLHILQRASRLHGNDFPPWDGHPSPDEFDLAPGVAPFTDDALFRISPTQAANFSAWTRPAQVFGLVQDRDEARDEECMMQLTGHADFVQDITTDCSVVASLSAAAKVLVGKHAVLSSILYPFNHVKGRPALSASGKYVLRMNFNGCFRRVVVDDRLPASRTDRALFVIDRQNPRLLWPALLEKAEDFNLDETWDRIKAAHERQDVVVTLGTGRISAEEERLMGLIGEHDYAVEELLHTSHDGSRSLLIKNPWCDAPLMTGTRLPGDQGTRGDNTAWMALEDVAQHFESMYLNWNPGLFPHRQDHHFTWQVPPKYLAASLVRNPQFTISSSTGGTIWVLVSRHFVDAELDIARNRGDSMAAVARQLGFMSILVFDNHGKRVQVSDGETYRGPYVDSPQTLARLESSPGKKYTLVVDQHELPLSNYTFTMSLFSHAPLEVMEATEEMQYVEEKLGSWGRRTAGGNSSCPTFCQNPQYKLSISKPGPVSILLCTDDRDLHVHVDLVWAQGRRVTTVRNRDLASSSGEYRRGCAMAEVATLEAGTYTVVCSTFDPGQTAAFSLRVASMHPVNLDSVPVLDSGRLRTPLAPLRFLEGDGAIRMSLEVSWLTRASISVRTVQSAGAEDRDCQGSSPMIRVSVVQGWGPEQTTMAVSGGGRFQEAVVPIRTTEFDLNPDRLGNEALWLVLESVGTNSSAWTIMGDIMSDSPVQISQWERQ; encoded by the exons ATGGAGAGAAGAGCGTTG GCCGCCGAGGCTAAGCTTGCTCGCTCGAGTGGCCATGAAACCCTCTCGCACGCCATACGAGGAGCAGAGCTCtacatggcggcggcggccgaggcctccAACGAGATCGATGCCGCACGACTGAGGCGAAAATGCCGAGAGCTCATACTCTTCGCCGAGAAACTCAAGGCAGCACCCTCTTCGCCACAACTTCATATCCTCCAGCGCGCCTCGCGCCTCCATGGCAACGATTTCCCTCCTTGGGACGGACACCCATCACCTGACGAGTTCGACCTGGCGCCTGGCGTAGCCCCCTTTAC AGATGACGCTCTGTTCCGTATTTCACCCACCCAGGCGGCCAATTTCTCCGCCTGGACCAGACCAGCCCAAGTCTTTGGCCTTGTCCAAGACCGCGATGAAGCCAGAGACGAAGAATGCATGATGCAGCTCACTGGTCACGCCGATTTTGTTCAGGATATCACCACCGactgctccgtcgtcgctaGCCTCTCCGCTGCCGCcaaggtcctcgtcggcaagcaCGCC GTGCTCTCGTCCATTCTGTACCCGTTTAACCATGTCAAAGGACGGCCGGCGCTTTCTGCCTCGGGCAAGTACGTCCTCCGTATGAACTTCAACGGATGCTTTcgacgcgtcgtcgtcgacgataGACTCCCAGCCTCCCGCACGGACCGGGCCCTTTTCGTCATTGATCGCCAAAATCCTCGTCTACTATGGCCAGCCCTTCTCGAAAAGGC GGAAGATTTCAACTTGGACGAGACTTGGGACCGCATCAAAGCGGCTCACGAGCGGCAGGATGTCGTTGTCACTCTCGGCACCGGCCGGATATCCGCCGAAGAAGAGCGGCTCATGGGCCTCATCGGAGAACATGATTATGCTGTCGAGGAACTACTCCATACAAGCCATGATGGTTCTCGCAGCCTCCTCATCAAGAACCCCTGGTGCGATGCGCCCCTGATGACGGGAACAAGGCTGCCTGGTGACCAAGGGACGCGGGGTGACAA CACCGCATGGATGGCGCTGGAAGACGTTGCCCAGCACTTCGAATCAATGTATCTCAACTGGAACCCAGGCCTGTTCCCCCACCGCCAGGATCATCATTTCACCTGGCAGGTCCCACCAAAATATCTTGCTGCATCATTGGTACGAAATCCTCAATTCACAATTTCATCATCAACAGGGGGTACCATCTGGGTCTTGGTGAGCCGGCACTTTGTCGATGCTGAGCTTGACATAGCGCGCAATCGTGGGGactcgatggcggccgtcgcgcgACAGCTCGGGTTTATGAGCATCCTCGTCTTTGACAACCATGGTAAAAGAGTCCAGGTCAGTGACGGAGAGACATACCGCGGTCCCTACGTTGACTCGCCGCAAACGCTTGCCCGCCTGGAATCTTCTCCTGGGAAGAAATACACCCTTGTCGTCGACCAACACGAGTTACCTCTTTCCAACTACACGTTCACAATGTCGCTCTTCTCGCACGCGCCGCTCGAGGTCATGGAAGCAACCGAAGAAATGCAGTACGTTGAGGAAAAGCTGGGGTCCTGGGGTCGACGCACAGCCGGCGGGAACTCGTCTTGCCCTACATTTTGCCAAAATCCTCAGTACAAGCTTTCCATCAGCAAACCGGGACCCGTTTCGATCCTCCTGTGCACAGACGACCGCGACCTGCATGTCCATGTTGACCTAGTCTGGGCACAGGGAAGGCGCgtgacgacggtgaggaACAGAGACTTGGCTTCTTCCTCGGGGGAGTATCGGCGAGGCTGCGCCATGGCTGAAGTCGCCACGCTTGAAGCAGGGACATATACTGTGGTATGCTCGACGTTTGATCCCGGTCAAACTGCCGCCTTCTCTCTGCGAGTGGCATCCATGCATCCTGTGAACCTCGACAGCGTTCCCGTTCTCGATTCCGGCCGACTCCGAACTCCCCTGGCACCGTTGCGGTTCCTGGAGGGGGATGGGGCGATACGGATGTCGCTGGAGGTATCTTGGCTAACGCGGGCAAGCATATCTGTTCGCACGGTGCAATCCGCTGGTGCTGAGGATCGTGATTGCCAAGGATCATCACCCATGATACGAGTCAGTGTCGTTCAAGGTTGGGGCCCAGAACAGACCACAATGGCCGTCTCTGGAGGGGGGCGCTTCCAAGAAGCTGTAGTACCCATTCGAACTACGGAGTTTGATCTGAACCCTGATCGGTTAGGCAATGAAGCTCTCTGGTTAGTTCTCGAGTCCGTGGGAACGAACAGTTCGGCATGGACCATAATGGGCGATATTATGAGCGATTCCCCCGTGCAAATCAGCCAGTGGGAGAGGCAATAG
- a CDS encoding Exocyst complex component Sec15, which yields MWNIPLTFSMLQIILSSTENEFLDHLIPVLKDASSSRRTPTLVQNLARYSESCEADVERIGLTRHEEFLDSVSKLQHVREETVSLTAEILKLNQSIQASTEKLAEQKGALVNTAVIRQHIADAINALKDSLKVLYAVNHAHDLVRRKKYYSALKSLDDLQNEHLVPILQNRYATQHRLADVVQQSIPGSRKAISEAVMTDLNTWLFRIRETSQFLGEVAFYHTELRRSRQRKRVEDDQFLSNFKLNSSIELVCDESEEFDVLDNEELQVDFTPLFEAMHIHDALGQSDRFRSEYAATRRQQKDLLLPNSIELLADDESSLSSLLEGIAGFAIIEKATMRRLPHLRSTVDVEELWESMCSSAINLTSRALNEVSSAEVLLKIKGFVALFIQTMERWGYSILSLDSFLLTLFDKYAQLLKRRFSEDFQEIVSTDDYMPMAINSLEEYEKFYFFSDDHFQHSDVIDETLRKSLDELLTEKVCKSLVERLSSQYLGQIVQILINLEHFETACQELEQLLIRARSSTSAGGPLKLNATEEFRNNKKTAEKRIFELVNSKIDDLVDTAEYDWLPTSVISEPSSYMQTLTQYLSNIMNSTLLGLPREIKELIYFDALSHAANKILALPLSPEVKHINAHGVSALAQDVQYLTEFVSSLENGQMLRENLDELQQTINLMQSENHDEFFDISIRNKKYGRVDAINGPTLLEKLTPVAQGRSAPLSNLSSRFAMMK from the exons ATGTGGAATATTCCACTGACATTTAGCATGTTGCAGATAATACTCTCCTCAACCGAAAACGAGTTCCTTGACCACCTTATTCCTGTTCTCAAAGATGCGTCTAGTTCGAGAAGGACACCAACACTAGTTCAAAACCTCGCTCGCTACTCTGAGAGTTGTGAAGCTGATGTAGAACGCATTGGTTTGACTAGACACGAGGAGTTCCTTGATTCTGTTAGCAAGCTGCAACATGTCCGTGAAGAAACTGTGTCATTAACAGCCGAGATTCTCAAACTCAACCAATCGATTCAGGCCAGCACAGAGAAGCTTGCGGAGCAGAAAGGCGCTTTGGTCAACACGGCAGTCATTCGTCAACACATCGCTGACGCAATAAATGCTCTTAAAGACTCGCTAAAGGTGCTCTATGCAGTCAACCATGCCCACGACCTTGTGCGCCGCAAAAAATACTATTCAGCACTGAAATCGCTTGATGACCTCCAGAATGAGCATCTTGTGCCGATCCTGCAAAATCGGTATGCCACCCAGCACCGTCTGGCCGATGTTGTTCAGCAGTCCATTCCTGGTTCTCGGAAGGCCATCTCTGAAGCTGTAATGACGGACTTGAATACCTGGCTTTTTCGCATTCGGGAAACATCACAGTTCTTGGGGGAAGTTGCATTCTATCACACTGAACTGCGAAGATCTCGGCAGAGGAAGCGGGTCGAGGACGATCAATTTCTCTCCAACTTCAAACTCAACTCCTCAATCGAGCTTGTATGTGATGAAAGCGAAGAATTCGACGTTTTAGATAACGAAGAGCTCCAAGTCGATTTTACGCCGCTCTTTGAGGCCATGCACATTCACGATGCGCTAGGCCAAAGTGACCGGTTTCGGTCCGAGTACGCTGCCACCCGACGGCAGCAAAAGGACCTTCTTCTCCCAAATTCCATCGAGCTCTTGGCCGATGATGAGTCTTCATTGAGCAGTCTGCTTGAAGGAATCGCCGGCTTCGCAATCATTGAAAAGGCAACAATGAGGCGCTTGCCACATTTACGATCTACTGTTGAT GTCGAAGAGCTCTGGGAGTCCATGTGTAGTTCAGCAATCAACTTGACGTCCAGGGCCCTGAATGAAGTTAGCAGCGCCGAGGTTTTGTTGAAAATTAAAGGGTTTGTTGCACTGTTCATTCAGACCATGGAG CGCTGGGGTTATTCGATTTTGAGCCTTGATTCATTCCTCCTCACATTGTTCGACAAGTATGCCCAACTGCTCAAACGTCGATTCAGCGAAGACTTTCAAGAA ATTGTGTCGACTGATGATTACATGCCAATGGCCATCAACTCTCTCGAAGAATATGAGAAA TTCTACTTCTTTTCGGACGACCACTTCCAGCATTCAGACGTCATTGATGAGACCTTGAGAAAG TCTCTAGACGAGCTTTTGACAGAAAAAGTCTGCAAGTCATTGGTTGAGCGTCTTAGTTCCCAGTATCTTGGTCAGATTGTTCAAATTCTCATCAATCTCGAGCATTTCGAGACAGCATGTCAAGAACTGGAACAGTTGTTGATTAGAGCAAGGTCATCCACATCGGCTGGTGGGCCACTAAAACTCAATGCGACCGAGGAGTTCCGTAACAACAAAAAGACTGCCGAGAAACGTATTTTTGAGCTGGTCAATAGTAAGATCGACGACCTCGTGGACACGGCTGAATACGACTG GCTGCCAACATCGGTAATATCAGAACCGAGCAGCTATATGCAAACTTTAACTCAGTATCTTTCTAACATCATGAATTCAACGTTGCTGGGGTTGCCACGGGAGATCAAGGAGCTGATCTACTTTGATGCACTAAGCCATGCAGCAAACAAGATTCTG GCGCTTCCATTGTCCCCTGAGGTGAAACACATCAACGCTCATGGCGTCTCTGCGCTCGCTCAAGACGTGCAATACTTGACAGAATTTGTGAGTAGTCTTGAGAACGGTCAGATGTTGAGAGAGAACCTGGATGAGCTCCAACAAACCATCAACCTCATGCAATCGGAAAATCATGATGAGTTCTTCGATATTTCCATCCGTAACAAAAAGTACGGGCGTGTGGATGCTATTAACGGGCCTACTCTTTTGGAGAA ACTTACCCCTGTAGCTCAGGGGCGCAGTGCACCATTGTCCAACCTCTCGTCGCGCTTTGCCATGATGAAGTGA
- a CDS encoding putative CCAAT-binding transcription factor subunit aab-1, which yields MDPQNRPAQSHPQQNRSAPVYDPSQGGHYASQGFAPAELYTGPWANVHQGLTGQYKDILTTYWQQTITHLESDNHDYKIHQLPLARIKKVMKADPEVKMISAEAPILFAKGCDIFITELTMRAWIHAEENKRRTLQRSDIASALAKSDMFDFLIDIVPREEASSHAKRTTAQTGTAPQATHPGPGQSQIPGQHGNMGQTPNHATHPMAPADYMGGHHLPAEPDYRQNPNIYPGQVPSAPTAPYGQAQAPASMYGEIEGMYPYSAMQPQQAPMSSEEFE from the exons ATGGATCCGCAGAATCGGCCAGCTCAATCGCACCCTCAGCAGAACCGCTCAGCACCGGTTTATGATCcgagccaaggcggccacTATG CTTCCCAAGGCTTCGCTCCAGCTGAGCTTTACACTGGGCCCTGGGCCAAT GTTCACCAAGGCTTGACTGGCCAGTACAAAGACATTCTGACGACATACTGGCAGCAGACGATTACCCATTTGGAGAGCGATAACCATGATTATAAAATTCATCAGCTGCCTCTCGCACGCATCAAAAAAGTGATGAAAGCTGATCCAGAGGTGAAGATGatctcggccgaggctcCGATACTTTTCGCAAAGGGATGTGACATCTTCATTACGGAACTCACCATGCGCGCCTGGATACATGCAGAAGAAAACAAGCGGCGAACGCTTCAGCGCTCTGACATCGCGTCTGCCCTTGCCAAGTCGGACATGTTTGACTTCTTAATCGATATCGTCCCTCGAGAGGAGGCCTCATCTCACGCTAAGAGGACTACTGCTCAAACAGGGACTGCTCCTCAGGCCACCCACCCTGGCCCAGGCCAGAGCCAGATTCCTGGGCAACATGGCAACATGGGCCAAACGCCCAATCACGCCACTCACCCCATGGCCCCAGCTGACTACATGGGTGGCCATCATCTCCCAGCCGAACCGGACTATCGGCAAAACCCCAACATATATCCTGGCCAGGTTCCCTCAGCTCCAACAGCACCTTACGGCCAAGCCCAAGCGCCGGCGTCAATGTATGGAGAGATAGAAGGAATGTACCCGTATTCTGCGATGCAGCCTCAGCAG GCGCCCATGTCCTCCGAAGAATTTGAATGA
- a CDS encoding hypothetical protein (related to peroxisomal ATP carrier), translating to MGAQSKPTISPWGRAAAGASGAVLANALVYPLDIVKTRLQVQVRGGKLAPGAAGNDPTYSSTWDAISRIVADDGIHGLYAGMKGSLLGVASTNFAYFYWYTVARTLYFGSPSSSVTAPSIAVELSLGAVAGALAQIFTIPVAVVTTRQQTASRDERKGLLATAREVVDGPDGVSGLWRGLKASLVLVINPAITYGAFERLRTTLFPHRTTLKPWEAFLLGATSKALATVVTQPLIVAKVGLQSRPPPGRNEKPFKSFIEVMRYIIEHEGPLALFKGIAPQIFKGFLVQGILMMTKERVELIFILFFRYLKSLRRAHLRKAASLISAATRKGSLTRTYRIIVHIFTLESTA from the exons ATGGGGGCCCAATCCAAGCCTACGATTTCTCCTTGGGGTCGCGCCGCTGCCGGAGCCAGTGGTGCTGTCCTTGCCAATGCGCTCGTCTACCCACTTGACAT CGTCAAGACTCGACTCCAGGTACAAGTTCGCGGCGGAAAGCTTGCTCCAGGCGCCGCTGGCAATGACCCCACCTACTCATCAACCTGGGACGCTATTTCAcgcatcgtcgccgatgacggTATCCATGGCCTCTACGCGGGCATGAAAGGGTCCCTCCTTGGCGTCGCTTCCACAAACTTCGCCTACTTTTATTGGTACACTGTCGCGAGGACTCTCTACTTTGGCTCTCCCAGCTCCTCTGTCACTGCGCCCTCTATCGCTGTCGAGCTCTCCCTCGGGGCCGTTGCTGGCGCCCTGGCACAGATTTTCACCATTCCCGTCGCTGTTGTCACCACCCGCCAGCAAACGGCCAGTCGTGACGAGCGCAAGGGTCTGCTAGCCACCGCGCGCGAGGTTGTCGACGGTCCCGATGGCGTTTCGGGCCTGTGGAGAGGCCTCAAAGccagcctcgtcctcgttaTCAACCCTGCCATCACGTATGGTGCCTTCGAGCGTTTGCGCACAACATTATTCCCTCACAGGACGACCTTGAAGCCCTGGGAAGCCTTTC TACTTGGAGCCACTTCCAAAGCGTTGGCAACCGTCGTAACCCAGCCGCTCATTGTTGCCAAAGTTGGCCTGCAGTCAAGACCACCGCCTGGCAGAAATGAGAAGCCGTTCAAGAGCTTCATCGAAGTGATGAGATATATCATCGAGCATGAAGGCCCACTTGCCTTATTTAAGGGCATCGCACCGCAGATATTCAAGGGTTTCCTTGTCCAGGGTATCCTCATGATGACCAAAGAGAG GGTCGAGTTGATATTCATTCTCTTCTTCCGTTATTTGAAATCGCTTCGCAGAGCGCACTTGCGGAAGGCCGCTAGCCTCATCTCGGCTGCTACTCGAAAGGGCAGTTTGACAAG AACTTATCGCATCATAGTCCACATCTTCACCCTGGAGAGCACGGCGTGA
- a CDS encoding C2H2 type zinc finger domain-containing protein produces MSTTVPGRPRPQPQPQPFPPADTFDPDEVVPRDSPLMQALRPKLELSPSPPPDIPPAQVSLSPLLPPADDCPASNRSKIRPSSGDAVLVSYLDNGRHPDIARAAGDQTLPELDLDEPARISASPKPDESPSRRDAATEQHAFDPDMTTSTLRHLATDALQAVSTDRPPHRAASNDAREISVDTGRLSICNERVKNAAAYSPGRPSAHLQTDTRSPSARLAMPATGELPPLQIDSPKDESSGHNLPSIRLTFGDINRIPSTEPSTPADVEVPALRAGTGAAFKPSPSAAAPQLPLMPLSHVSPPISPNEPYHRSLPSPPSLSASSPYSYYQTTGLGHRPSIECTTVTVGETPNTDRSASTPATVASVADRMSIDGITNPPVASYICGYSGCTAPPFQTQYLLNSHRNVHSSARPHFCPVKGCSRSEGGKGFKRKNEMIRHGLVHDSPGYVCPFCPDREHKYPRPDNLQRYATLDRVKNYVRVLSLLTEAPGMFGSTM; encoded by the coding sequence atgtcgaCCACAGTTCCAGGTCGGCCCCGGCCCCAGCCCCAGCCTCAACCGTTTCCTCCTGCCGACACCTTTGACCCGGATGAAGTGGTGCCGCGAGACAGCCCTCTCATGCAGGCCCTACGTCCCAAGCTCGAACTGTCACCGAGTCCACCACCGGACATACCGCCAGCCCAAGTTAGTCTCAgccctcttcttcctcctgcCGACGACTGCCCCGCCTCTAATCGCTCCAAGATCCGACCTAGCTCGGGCGACGCCGTTCTCGTCTCCTACCTCGATAATGGTCGCCATCCGGACATAGCACGTGCGGCCGGCGACCAGACTTTGCCTGAGCTTGACCTGGACGAGCCAGCCCGTATCTCTGCCTCCCCGAAGCCCGACGAGTCGCCATCGAGACGTgatgcggcgacggagcAACATGCGTTCGACCCTGACATGACGACGTCAACCCTGCGGCATCTCGCCACCGACGCCCTCCAAGCCGTCTCTACCGACCGCCCACCGCACCGTGCAGCCTCCAACGACGCTCGGGAAATCTCGGTCGACACTGGCCGACTGTCCATTTGCAACGAGCGAGTGAAGAATGCTGCCGCGTACTCCCCCGGCAGACCCTCCGCCCATCTCCAGACGGACACGAGGTCTCCAAGCGCAAGGCTGGCCATGCCTGCAACCGGCGAGTTGCCGCCTCTTCAGATTGATTCCCCCAAGGACGAGTCCAGTGGCCACAACCTGCCGTCGATTCGCTTGACCTTTGGTGACATCAATCGCATACCGTCCACCGAACCGTCCACGCCGGCTGATGTGGAAGTACCCGCCCTTCGTGCCGGAACAGGCGCAGCTTTCAAGCCGTCGCCCTCAGCCGCCGCCCCTCAGCTACCTCTGATGCCTCTTTCCCATGTCTCGCCACCGATATCTCCCAACGAGCCGTACCACCGGAGCctgccgtcgccaccctcgctATCGGCCTCCAGCCCCTACAGTTACTACCAGACGACAGGTCTCGGCCACAGACCGAGTATCGAATgcaccaccgtcaccgttGGCGAAACCCCCAACACCGATCGTTCGGCGTCTACCCCTGCTACCGTGGCTTCAGTGGCGGATCGCATGagcatcgacggcatcacCAACCCCCCAGTCGCCAGCTATATCTGTGGCTACTCGGGATGCACGGCCCCTCCTTTCCAGACCCAATATCTGCTGAATTCCCACCGCAATGTTCATTCATCCGCCCGTCCACATTTCTGCCCCGTCAAGGGTTGTTCTCGAAGTGAAGGGGGAAAGGGATTCAAGCGGAAAAATGAAATGATACGACACGGGTTGGTGCACGACTCTCCCGGATACGTCTGCCCTTTCTGTCCAGATCGGGAACACAAGTACCCCCGACCAGATAATCTGCAAAGGTACGCAACTCTGGATCGAGTGAAGAACTACGTCCGAGTACTATCATTGTTGACTGAGGCTCCAGGCATGTTCGGGTCCACCATGTag